In the Solanum pennellii chromosome 5, SPENNV200 genome, one interval contains:
- the LOC107018860 gene encoding pentatricopeptide repeat-containing protein At3g49740: protein MKLSESSIKQLNSLLSNLTHSHQFSDALSLFNQIHSSLHLRPDHYTLSTTLTASANILNTTFGNQLHGFAIKTHLKQYPYVSNSLLSFYAKSKDLGSVKRLFKEIETPDVYSWTTLLSASTKLGEVGYACKVFDEMPHRNLAVWNAMITGCAESGYHGIALDLFQRMHFLGVRYDNYAFASVLSLCDMELLDFGRQVHSMVIKTGFLVRASVINALVTMYFNCKNEFDAFGVFEEAEDEVLDSVTYNAMIAGLVSMERAEEALIMFKDMRKFSLRPTELTFVTIMSSCTCIRIASQLHAQVARIGLENYTSIANATITMYASCGNSNAAFLVFERLRVKDNVSWNAMITTYAKNCLDSAAISSYIQMQKEGLEPDEFTIGSILASSESPIIVEIILGVVLKKALILKTEVSNALLSAFCKHGEMKQAYQVFHDMFPRNMISWNTLISGCHLNGLPMGCLHLFSEIVSERLMPNPFTLSIILSVCASISALQQGKEIHTYILKSGFISEISLGNALITLYAKCGLLHWSLKVFQIMTQKDIVSWNSIITAYAQHGKGKEAVHCFEMMQELGGVVPDNTTFNAVLSACSHSGLINKGIEVFTSMVHTYGIEPTADHFSCIVDLLGRAGYLDEAEKLVKDRHVDVDSTVWWTLFSSCAAYGNINLGRIAAGFLLETEKNNPSVYVLLSNIYASAENWEVSANVRKLMNKCGVLKQPGSSWIGS from the coding sequence ATGAAGTTAAGTGAAAGCTCCATAAAACAACTCAATTCCCTTCTTTCAAACTTGACTCATTCCCACCAATTCTCCGATGCTCTCTCTCTCTTCAACCAAATTCACTCTTCCCTTCATCTCAGACCAGATCATTACACCCTTTCAACCACTCTCACCGCCTCTGCCAACATCCTAAACACTACCTTCGGCAATCAGCTCCACGGTTTCGCCATTAAAACACACCTTAAACAATACCCATATGTATCGAACTCTCTCCTTTCATTCTACGCCAAATCTAAAGATTTGGGTTCAGTTAAAAGGCTCTTTAAAGAAATTGAAACCCCAGATGTTTATTCTTGGACTACGCTATTGTCTGCTTCTACTAAGTTGGGTGAAGTTGGGTATGCTTGTAAGGTGTTTGATGAAATGCCGCACAGGAATTTGGCTGTGTGGAATGCAATGATTACTGGGTGTGCTGAAAGTGGGTATCATGGGATTGCTTTGGATTTGTTTCAAAGAATGCATTTTTTGGGTGTTAGATATGATAATTATGCTTTTGCTAGTGTTTTAAGTTTGTGTGATATGGAGTTATTGGATTTCGGAAGACAAGTGCATTCGATGGTCATCAAGACGGGGTTTTTGGTAAGAGCTTCAGTGATTAATGCTTTGGTTACCATGTATTTTAACTGTAAGAATGAATTTGATGCTTTTGGAGTATTTGAAGAAGCTGAGGATGAAGTGCTTGATTCTGTAACTTATAATGCAATGATAGCTGGTTTAGTGAGTATGGAAAGAGCTGAGGAGGCATTAATAATGTTCAAGGATATGCGTAAGTTTTCTTTGAGACCTACCGAGCTCACATTTGTGACCATAATGAGTTCATGTACGTGTATTAGAATTGCTTCTCAATTGCATGCTCAAGTTGCTAGAATAGGTTTGGAAAACTATACGTCTATCGCTAATGCAACAATAACCATGTATGCTAGTTGTGGGAACTCGAATGCAGcctttttagtttttgaaagACTAAGGGTGAAGGATAATGTGTCGTGGAATGCCATGATTACGACCTATGCCAAAAATTGTCTGGACAGTGCAGCAATTTCTTCATACATTCAGATGCAGAAGGAAGGGTTAGAGCCAGACGAGTTTACCATAGGAAGCATACTCGCAAGCTCAGAGTCTCCAATAATTGTTGAAATAATTTTGGGTGTTGTTTTGAAGAAGGCCCTTATCTTGAAGACTGAAGTATCTAATGCACTGCTTTCTGCCTTCTGCAAGCATGGTGAAATGAAGCAGGCttatcaagtttttcatgacATGTTTCCTAGAAACATGATCTCTTGGAATACATTGATTTCTGGTTGTCATCTCAACGGACTACCCATGGGGTGCTTGCACCTCTTCTCTGAGATTGTTAGTGAACGTTTGATGCCTAACCCTTTTACTCTTAGCATCATTTTGAGTGTTTGTGCCAGCATTTCAGCTCTTCAACAAGGGAAGGAGATTCATACTTACATTCTCAAATCTGGATTCATTTCAGAAATATCTTTAGGAAATGCCCTCATCACATTGTATGCAAAATGTGGACTGTTGCATTGGTCTCTTAAGGTTTTCCAGATAATGACACAAAAAGACATAGTTTCTTGGAATTCAATTATTACTGCATATGCACAGCATGGGAAAGGCAAAGAAGCTGTACATTGCTTTGAGATGATGCAAGAATTAGGTGGGGTCGTACCAGATAACACAACCTTTAATGCAGTTCTATCAGCTTGCAGCCATTCAGGCTTAATCAATAAAGGCATTGAAGTTTTTACCTCCATGGTTCATACCTACGGTATAGAACCTACAGCAGACCACTTCTCTTGCATTGTTGATCTTCTAGGCCGGGCTGGATATCTTGATGAGGCAGAAAAACTGGTAAAAGATAGGCATGTTGATGTAGATTCCACTGTTTGGTGGACATTATTCAGTTCCTGTGCTGCTTATGGCAATATTAATCTAGGCAGAATTGCTGCGGGATTTCTGCTTGAGACTGAGAAGAATAACCCCTCTGTTTATGTGCTTTTATCCAATATTTATGCCAGTGCAGAGAACTGGGAGGTCTCTGCTAATGTGAGGAAACTGATGAATAAATGTGGAGTGTTAAAGCAACCTGGAAGCAGTTGGATAGGATCCTAA
- the LOC107019704 gene encoding uncharacterized protein K02A2.6-like, whose protein sequence is MSIKFRHIPRVRNEIADALATLSLMLQHPDDAHIDPLYIQIRDQHDYCNMIEEEFDAPWPLVAWGMDVIGPIEPKALNGHMFILVAIDYFTKWVEAVTFKSVTKKVMVDFIHFNIICRFGIPKVIITDNAANLNSDLWQEVCYHFKIEHRNMTPYRPKANGAVEAANKNITKILLRTSVGATPYSLVYGTDAVIPTEIEIPSLRIVVEAKIDDDEWVKTRLEQLSLIDEKRLTSICHGQLYQKRMTRAYHKKVRPRHFEEGQLVLRRILPHHAEIKGKFSPNWRGPFVVKRVLPNGALYLADIEGKVTETVVNADAVKRYYI, encoded by the exons ATGTCGATAAAGTTTAGACACATTCCCAGAGTGCGCAATGAGATTGCAGATGCATTGGCCACTTTATCTTTGATGCTCCAGCACCCTGATGACGCTCATATCGACCCTTTATACATACAAATTCGTGATCAACATGATTATTGCAACATGATTGAGGAGGAATTTGATG CTCCATGGCCTTTAGTGGCATGGGGAATGGATGTGATTGGACCGATAGAACCAAAAGCATTGAATGGTCACATGTTCATCTTGGTGGCCATTGATTATTTTAcaaagtgggtggaagcagtaACTTTCAAGTCAGTGACCAAGAAGGTCATGGTGGATTTCATCCATTTCAACATCATCTGCCGGTTTGGTATTCCAAAGGTGATTATAACTGATAACGCCGCAAATCTCAACAGCGACTTATGGCAAGAGGTATGCTACCATTTTAAGATTGAGCATCGAAATATGACTCCGTATCGCCCAAAGGCAAACGGTGCTGTAGAAGCtgctaacaaaaatataacaaagatACTTC TCCGTACGTCAGTGGGCGCTACCCCATATTCACTGGTATACGGGACTGATGCAGTTATACCTACAGAGATTGAGATCCCATCTTTACGAATTGTTGTGGAGGCtaaaattgatgatgatgagtggGTCAAAACTCGGTTAGAGCAATTAagtttgattgatgagaagcgTCTGACATCAATATGTCATGGACAATTATATCAGAAAAGAATGACACGGGCATACCACAAAAAGGTGCGTCCCAGACATTTTGAAGAGGGTCAATTAGTGTTGAGACGCATTTTGCCACATCATGCCGAAATCAAAGGCAAATTCTCTCCAAATTGGAGAGGACCATTCGTTGTTAAAAGGGTATTACCCAATGGTGCTCTTTACTTAGCAGATATAGAAGGCAAAGTGACAGAAACGGTCGTCAATGCTGATGCTGTGAAAAGATATTACATATGA
- the LOC107019888 gene encoding uncharacterized protein LOC107019888, producing the protein MKFLPELTCCGGATIKTVRDGLPPVEKKESTLVNRSRSKRAVSRGRKLRKMEDWKPALNVISEDNAIADLDRYSYDQNTVRNSGNKRAGKSGRAQKKFGDGYWKMSYAVAMPAFSGMHF; encoded by the exons atgaagTTTTTACCGGAATTGACGTGTTGTGGCGGAGCAACCATCAAGACGGTGAGGGATGGGCTACCTCCGGTGGAGAAAAAGGAGTCGACGCTAGTAAATCGATCGAGAAGTAAACGCGCGGTTTCTCGGGGAAGGAAATTGAGGAAAATGGAGGATTGGAAACCGGCGCTCAACGTCATCTCCGAGGATAACGCGATTGCCGACCTCGATCGGTACAGTTACGATCAAAATACGGTTCGAAATTCCGGGAATAAAAGAGCCGGGAAATCTGGTAGAGCACAGAAGAAGTTCGGCGACGGTTACTG GAAAATGTCGTATGCCGTTGCGATGCCTGCTTTCTCAGGAATGCATTTTTAG